In Acidobacteriota bacterium, a genomic segment contains:
- a CDS encoding DUF1211 domain-containing protein — translation MTRLETFCDAAFASAVTLLVISGSTIPRSYAALVEALKDVPAFLTSFAAIALMWVAHRQWSRRYGLEDGWTTLISLSVVFVMLVYVYPPQMVASAFMSFASGGWLPSAFTIVHARDLPGLFVVYGVGLAVQMTLLVFLYVRALRLGESLRLNDVERLRTRQEIALHATVAATAVASALFAGLLPTIVGIWAGFVYMTLPVTMPITAVRYARRVEALKADAPVREEDT, via the coding sequence GTGACCCGTCTCGAGACTTTCTGCGACGCCGCGTTCGCGTCTGCCGTGACGCTGCTCGTGATCTCCGGCAGCACCATCCCGCGATCGTACGCCGCGCTCGTCGAGGCCTTGAAAGACGTGCCGGCGTTTCTCACCAGCTTCGCTGCCATTGCGCTGATGTGGGTCGCCCACCGGCAGTGGAGCCGGCGATATGGCCTCGAGGATGGCTGGACGACCCTCATCAGCCTCAGCGTCGTGTTCGTGATGCTCGTGTACGTCTACCCCCCCCAGATGGTGGCCTCGGCGTTCATGTCGTTCGCCTCCGGCGGATGGCTGCCCAGCGCATTCACTATCGTCCACGCCAGGGATCTGCCCGGCCTGTTCGTGGTGTACGGCGTCGGGCTGGCGGTGCAGATGACGCTGCTCGTCTTCTTGTACGTCAGGGCGCTTCGGCTGGGAGAGAGTCTTCGGCTGAACGACGTGGAACGGCTCCGCACGCGCCAGGAGATTGCGCTGCACGCCACCGTAGCCGCGACCGCGGTGGCGTCGGCGCTCTTCGCCGGGCTGCTGCCCACGATCGTGGGCATCTGGGCGGGGTTCGTCTACATGACGCTGCCGGTGACGATGCCGATCACGGCAGTGCGTTATGCCAGGCGGGTCGAGGCGCTGAAGGCGGACGCGCCGGTGCGCGAAGAGGACACGTGA
- a CDS encoding nucleotidyltransferase domain-containing protein yields the protein MNARYRLDADERREVRARLRARLAARPEVQFAYVHGSFTNSDTFGDVDVAVSIEPGTLQATKAITCELMLQAALERGLGVPVDVRVLEDAPVSFQYATTRGDVLFVRDTMALAAFRERAWSAYLDFAPLREEVLRDLAACLAGNAP from the coding sequence ATGAACGCTAGATACCGGCTCGACGCAGACGAGCGGCGTGAGGTGCGCGCGCGGCTGCGCGCGCGACTCGCGGCGCGTCCTGAGGTGCAGTTCGCGTACGTGCACGGGAGCTTCACCAACTCCGACACGTTCGGCGACGTCGACGTCGCCGTGTCGATCGAGCCGGGCACGTTGCAGGCCACGAAGGCGATCACGTGCGAGCTCATGCTGCAGGCCGCGCTCGAACGGGGCCTGGGCGTCCCGGTAGACGTCCGCGTTCTCGAGGACGCGCCGGTGAGCTTTCAGTACGCGACGACGCGCGGCGACGTGCTGTTCGTGAGAGACACGATGGCCCTGGCGGCCTTCCGTGAGCGCGCCTGGAGCGCGTACCTCGACTTCGCGCCTCTGCGCGAGGAGGTGCTGCGCGACCTGGCCGCATGCCTGGCCGGCAACGCCCCCTGA
- a CDS encoding DUF86 domain-containing protein, translated as MPLPGPSDVNRDLLLQRIQEIRDALASLRQDATRGKDAFVADRQAVDASKYRLVVAIEAAVSICMHLGSRLAVPTPESYAACFEGLRDAGVLPADLTERLGRMARFRNRLVHLYWRIDTDRLWTILREDLGDLDAYLAVVAALVEKDGPAEAGE; from the coding sequence ATGCCCCTCCCTGGTCCGTCTGACGTCAATCGCGACCTGCTGCTCCAGCGCATCCAGGAGATCCGGGACGCGCTCGCCAGTCTCCGTCAGGACGCGACCCGCGGGAAGGACGCGTTCGTCGCCGACCGGCAGGCGGTCGATGCGTCCAAGTATCGGCTGGTGGTGGCCATCGAGGCGGCCGTGTCCATCTGCATGCATCTCGGCTCCCGGCTCGCAGTACCGACGCCGGAGAGCTACGCGGCGTGCTTCGAGGGGCTGCGCGACGCCGGCGTGCTGCCTGCCGACCTGACAGAACGGCTCGGCCGGATGGCCCGGTTCCGCAACCGCCTGGTCCATCTGTACTGGCGCATCGATACCGATCGACTCTGGACGATTCTGCGGGAGGACCTCGGCGACCTCGACGCGTATCTCGCCGTGGTCGCGGCACTGGTCGAGAAGGACGGTCCAGCAGAGGCCGGCGAATGA